In Nitrosarchaeum koreense MY1, one genomic interval encodes:
- a CDS encoding S1C family serine protease yields the protein MDKSGVIVGAISGAAIVAIIFAVILAVPPTAVKADVISDNKSIPSATGAILTDYSKKLSLIEIFEKSEPGVVRINVQRAEQSNGTSGVGSGFVFDKQGHIITNAHVVKNVKKVVVTFLDGRSYNAEIVGSDQYTDIGVIKVNADLSLLQPLPLGDSANLKVGEPIAAIGNPFGLSGSMTSGIISQLGRLLPSGAGYSIPDVIQTDAAINPGNSGGPLLNMRGEIVGINTAIQSTTGEFTGVGFAVPSQTLAKIVPKIIVDGKYIHPWIGIAGRDIDPDLAKVLNLNDAVGFLVITVVDDSPAAKAGIHGSNETVEVDGIKYLIGGDIILSVDGNQVRKIDDILIHLQRAKSVGDEMVLEVLRDGRTTNIIITLDERPNGN from the coding sequence ATGGATAAATCTGGAGTAATTGTTGGAGCCATAAGTGGAGCAGCAATTGTTGCAATAATTTTTGCAGTAATTTTAGCAGTACCTCCAACTGCAGTAAAAGCAGATGTCATTTCAGATAACAAATCGATTCCAAGTGCAACAGGAGCAATATTGACGGATTACTCAAAAAAACTTTCATTAATTGAAATATTTGAAAAATCAGAACCAGGAGTAGTTAGAATTAACGTTCAAAGAGCGGAGCAGTCAAACGGAACTAGTGGAGTAGGTTCTGGTTTTGTTTTTGACAAACAAGGTCATATAATTACAAATGCTCATGTTGTTAAGAATGTAAAAAAAGTAGTAGTTACATTTTTGGATGGCAGATCATATAATGCAGAGATTGTGGGCTCTGATCAATATACAGACATAGGAGTAATCAAGGTCAATGCAGATTTATCATTATTGCAGCCATTGCCACTAGGAGATTCAGCAAATCTCAAAGTTGGAGAACCAATAGCAGCAATAGGAAATCCGTTTGGGTTATCAGGTTCTATGACTTCAGGGATTATTAGTCAATTGGGCAGACTCTTACCTTCAGGTGCAGGATACTCCATTCCAGATGTGATTCAGACAGATGCTGCCATTAATCCAGGAAATTCAGGAGGACCACTATTGAATATGAGAGGAGAGATTGTTGGGATAAACACTGCAATACAATCAACTACGGGCGAATTTACAGGAGTAGGATTTGCAGTGCCATCACAAACTTTAGCTAAAATTGTTCCAAAGATAATCGTAGATGGAAAATACATACACCCATGGATTGGAATAGCAGGTAGAGATATTGATCCAGATCTTGCTAAAGTTTTGAATCTAAATGATGCGGTAGGTTTTCTAGTAATTACAGTTGTGGATGATAGTCCAGCTGCAAAAGCTGGAATACACGGTTCAAATGAAACTGTAGAAGTCGATGGAATAAAGTATTTAATCGGAGGAGACATTATTTTATCAGTTGATGGAAATCAAGTAAGAAAAATAGATGATATTTTAATTCATTTGCAGAGAGCAAAATCTGTAGGAGATGAAATGGTTTTAGAGGTTCTAAGAGACGGTAGAACAACTAATATCATAATTACTCTAGATGAACGACCAAATGGAAATTAA
- a CDS encoding glycosyltransferase, with amino-acid sequence MELVLDVLNYSLIAILIGISAAWIILIKSMVDSARFTPKLEDFEKKEHDNPKVSIILPARNEEEFIGRCLDSLIEQNYSNYEIIVIDDSSNDSTSKIISEYAKKNSKIIPVSAQTKPDGWMGKNWACMEGYKKATGEILLFSDADTKHSQNIISLAVSHLLSFDLDALSAIPKMRAIDFWTKITLPMISVFLHTRFSALRVNDPSKKTAYFFGSFFIIKRKTYESVGMHESVKHEIIEDGALGKKVKESGYKMKIVRGDHLIDAVWARDRSTLWNALKRLMVPLYLQSKKIAIGCFFAVLFLLFMPFPILAYSIFGAFQTTSFSLLFVASIISTVMIYVGAIIEVKKLLQLKLIDALFAPIGSLVVVLGFLSGLLQAKNSAVSWRGRKYYMKDHVQNSISV; translated from the coding sequence ATGGAATTAGTTTTAGATGTTTTAAATTATTCATTAATCGCAATTTTAATTGGAATTTCAGCAGCATGGATAATTCTAATAAAATCGATGGTTGACTCTGCCAGATTTACACCAAAGCTTGAAGACTTTGAAAAAAAAGAGCACGACAACCCTAAAGTTTCAATAATTCTTCCTGCAAGAAATGAAGAAGAATTCATTGGAAGATGTCTTGACTCACTAATTGAGCAAAACTATTCAAATTATGAAATAATTGTAATAGATGATTCATCAAATGATTCAACTAGTAAAATTATTTCTGAATATGCAAAGAAAAACTCAAAAATAATTCCAGTAAGTGCACAAACAAAACCAGATGGATGGATGGGGAAAAATTGGGCCTGCATGGAAGGATACAAAAAAGCAACTGGTGAGATTTTATTATTTTCTGATGCAGATACAAAGCATTCACAAAATATAATCTCACTTGCAGTATCTCATTTACTTTCTTTTGATTTAGATGCATTATCAGCAATTCCAAAAATGCGCGCAATTGATTTTTGGACAAAAATCACACTGCCGATGATTTCGGTCTTTCTCCACACTAGATTTTCAGCGCTAAGAGTTAATGACCCTTCAAAGAAAACAGCGTATTTTTTTGGCAGTTTTTTCATAATTAAAAGAAAAACATACGAATCAGTTGGAATGCATGAGAGTGTTAAACATGAAATTATTGAAGATGGTGCCCTTGGAAAAAAAGTAAAAGAATCAGGATATAAAATGAAAATCGTTAGAGGAGACCACCTAATTGATGCAGTTTGGGCCAGAGACCGAAGTACACTTTGGAATGCATTGAAAAGATTAATGGTTCCACTATATTTACAAAGTAAAAAAATTGCAATTGGATGTTTTTTTGCAGTATTGTTTTTATTATTTATGCCATTTCCAATTTTAGCATATTCAATCTTTGGAGCATTTCAAACGACATCATTTTCATTATTATTTGTGGCATCAATTATTTCCACAGTAATGATTTACGTTGGAGCAATAATCGAAGTCAAAAAATTATTGCAGTTAAAATTAATTGATGCTTTGTTTGCCCCAATAGGAAGTCTAGTAGTCGTATTAGGTTTTTTGAGTGGATTACTTCAAGCTAAGAATAGTGCTGTATCATGGAGAGGGCGAAAATATTACATGAAAGATCATGTTCAAAACTCAATTAGTGTATAG
- a CDS encoding type II toxin-antitoxin system RatA family toxin translates to MAEIQVSVEIDAQIDNVWNIVSDIDNEPKFWKGTKEIRNISKNDNMVNREITIAFRDQKCMQEVKLYPKEKIEALFTKGVIVGSKIITLTAKDKKTILDVKWDIKLSGMMGMFTGMIKKHIQSGTEQALQKIKEEIER, encoded by the coding sequence ATGGCAGAAATTCAGGTTTCAGTAGAAATTGATGCCCAAATTGATAATGTTTGGAACATAGTCTCAGACATAGATAACGAACCAAAATTTTGGAAGGGAACAAAAGAGATTAGAAACATATCAAAAAACGACAATATGGTAAACAGAGAGATTACAATAGCGTTTAGAGATCAAAAATGCATGCAGGAAGTAAAACTATACCCAAAAGAAAAGATCGAAGCATTATTCACAAAAGGAGTCATAGTAGGAAGTAAGATAATCACATTAACTGCAAAAGATAAAAAAACAATCCTAGATGTAAAATGGGATATCAAACTTTCTGGAATGATGGGGATGTTCACCGGAATGATAAAAAAACACATTCAAAGTGGAACTGAACAAGCATTACAGAAGATCAAAGAAGAGATAGAGAGATAA
- a CDS encoding tRNA-binding protein, protein MSHVSYDDFAKLDIRVAKIISTEPITGKTRIIKGIIDLGNETRNVIIGGAQYYKPEDIIGKVVIVIANLEPKTMAGVESNAMLLAADVDDKPFWLTVNEDVPLGSPIK, encoded by the coding sequence ATGTCTCATGTGTCTTATGATGATTTTGCAAAATTAGACATTCGTGTCGCAAAAATTATTTCAACCGAACCAATTACAGGCAAAACTAGAATTATCAAAGGAATTATTGATCTTGGAAATGAAACAAGAAATGTGATAATTGGTGGAGCACAATATTACAAACCTGAGGATATTATTGGCAAAGTAGTAATTGTTATTGCAAACTTGGAACCTAAAACTATGGCTGGAGTTGAATCAAATGCAATGCTTTTGGCTGCTGATGTTGATGATAAACCATTTTGGCTAACCGTTAATGAGGACGTCCCTTTAGGAAGTCCTATAAAATAA
- a CDS encoding TATA-box-binding protein has translation MPQTKPIVSVENVVASASVDQKMDLNEITRTFPDVEYHPDQFPGLVFRLKSPKTATLIFTSGKMVCTGSKSEEMARKAVKTVVQKLRKGGIKVKKDATVEIQNIVASINLGGKIHLEQAARTLPRSMYEPEQFPGLIHRMLDPKTVILLFSSGKLVCTGAKKEPDVYRSVNNLHALLEEKNLMIYD, from the coding sequence ATGCCACAAACAAAGCCAATTGTAAGCGTGGAAAATGTTGTAGCATCGGCTTCAGTTGATCAGAAAATGGACTTGAATGAAATAACACGCACATTCCCAGATGTAGAATATCATCCAGATCAATTTCCTGGGCTAGTCTTTAGACTAAAGAGTCCAAAAACTGCAACTTTGATTTTCACATCAGGAAAGATGGTATGTACAGGTTCAAAATCAGAAGAAATGGCAAGAAAGGCAGTAAAAACTGTAGTTCAAAAACTTCGAAAAGGAGGGATAAAAGTAAAAAAAGATGCTACTGTAGAAATTCAAAATATTGTAGCATCGATTAACTTAGGGGGCAAAATTCATCTAGAACAAGCTGCAAGAACATTGCCAAGAAGTATGTATGAACCAGAACAGTTTCCAGGATTAATTCATAGAATGTTAGACCCAAAAACGGTAATTTTGCTATTTTCTTCTGGAAAACTTGTCTGTACAGGCGCTAAAAAAGAACCGGATGTCTATAGATCAGTTAACAACTTACATGCATTACTAGAAGAAAAAAATCTAATGATCTACGATTAA